The Leucobacter rhizosphaerae genome includes a region encoding these proteins:
- a CDS encoding NAD(P)/FAD-dependent oxidoreductase — protein MSAEHAVTASREDVVVIGAGQAAAELVKSLRREGYEGSVRVFGAEPYLPYDRPPLSKGVMKSRADIDRLAFLGAAGYEKIDVAVETGRSVTAIDPERRTVTVDDGRVIEYGVCVLATGARAVPAPWGETTRVHAVRSYEDALRLQDAIATGARRFLVVGGGYLGLETASALTASGLEVSLVEASPSLLTGRASGFTSRWLQDRHEERGLTIHLGCLVAELSEDGDEVRVRLADGTEITADQVVFAVGALANLELAKAIGAECGRGVLVDQQCETTIPGLYAIGDVASFRTPGGQEARVESVFNATSQAKTLAGVIAGKELRETGAPTFWSDQVGVSIRLAGWVPPSVETTDVVTSDDDSWFVERYLGGKLVAIESMNRIVDYLKTVPSIVDLRRKL, from the coding sequence GTGAGTGCCGAGCACGCCGTCACGGCGTCGCGCGAGGACGTCGTGGTCATCGGTGCCGGACAGGCCGCGGCCGAACTCGTGAAGTCGCTCCGCCGCGAGGGGTACGAGGGCAGCGTTCGGGTCTTCGGCGCAGAGCCGTACCTCCCCTACGACCGGCCCCCGCTGTCGAAGGGCGTGATGAAGTCGCGGGCCGACATCGACCGGCTGGCGTTCCTCGGCGCGGCCGGCTACGAGAAGATCGACGTCGCCGTGGAGACGGGTCGATCCGTCACGGCGATCGATCCCGAGCGGCGCACGGTCACCGTCGACGACGGTCGGGTCATCGAGTACGGCGTGTGCGTGCTCGCCACGGGCGCCCGTGCCGTGCCTGCCCCGTGGGGAGAGACGACCCGCGTGCACGCGGTGCGCAGCTACGAGGACGCCCTGCGGCTGCAGGACGCGATCGCGACGGGCGCGCGCCGCTTCCTCGTCGTCGGCGGCGGGTACCTCGGCCTCGAGACCGCGAGTGCGCTCACCGCGTCGGGGCTCGAGGTCTCGCTCGTGGAAGCGAGCCCGTCGCTGCTCACGGGTCGCGCGTCGGGCTTCACCTCTCGGTGGCTGCAGGATCGCCACGAGGAGCGGGGCCTGACGATCCACCTGGGGTGCCTCGTGGCCGAGCTCAGCGAGGACGGCGACGAGGTGCGGGTGCGGCTGGCGGACGGCACCGAGATCACCGCGGACCAGGTGGTGTTCGCGGTCGGAGCGCTCGCGAACCTCGAGCTCGCGAAGGCGATCGGTGCGGAGTGCGGGCGCGGGGTGCTCGTCGACCAGCAGTGCGAGACCACCATCCCCGGGCTCTACGCCATCGGCGACGTCGCGAGTTTCCGCACGCCGGGCGGACAGGAGGCCCGCGTCGAGTCGGTGTTCAACGCGACGTCGCAGGCCAAGACGCTCGCCGGGGTGATCGCGGGCAAGGAACTGCGGGAGACCGGCGCCCCGACCTTCTGGTCGGACCAGGTGGGCGTGTCGATCCGACTCGCCGGCTGGGTGCCGCCGAGCGTCGAGACCACGGACGTCGTGACGTCCGACGACGACAGCTGGTTCGTCGAGCGCTATCTGGGCGGCAAGCTCGTCGCGATCGAGAGCATGAACCGCATCGTGGACTACCTGAAGACCGTGCCGTCCATCGTCGACCTCAGGAGGAAGCTCTGA